From Ananas comosus cultivar F153 linkage group 8, ASM154086v1, whole genome shotgun sequence, one genomic window encodes:
- the LOC109713642 gene encoding uncharacterized protein LOC109713642: MAQSRQKSYADRRRKDLEFAVGDRVFLRVSPMRGDKRFKVRGKLSPRYVGPFEILERVGAVAYKLALPPRLAGVHNVFHVSNLRKYIRNATHVLEYEPVELREDMSYEEQPVCILDREVKKLRSRKIPYVKVQWSNHAAREATWELEESMQKEYPHLFESTS; this comes from the coding sequence atggcacaatctcggcaaaagagttatgccgacaggcgaagaaaggatttggagttcgcggttggagaccgtgtattcttgagagtgtcgccgatgcgaggagacAAACGATTCAAGGTCCGTGGGAAGCTgagtccccgttatgtcggaccgtttgagatattggagcgtgtgggtgcggtagcgtacaagctcgcactaccaccgagactcgcgggagttcacaatgtgtttcatgtgtcgaatcttcgaaagtatatccgaaacgcgacacatgtattagagtacgagcccgtggagctacgtgaagacATGTCCTATGAGGAGCAGcccgtgtgcatcctcgatcgagaagttaagaagttgcgaagtcgcaaaattccatatgtgaaagtccaatggagcaaccacgcggcgcgagaagccacttgggagctcgaggagtcaaTGCAGAAAGAATACCCGCATTTATTTGAATCGACGAgctaa